AGAGTAGACTAGCAATGTGTCAGTCCCGTCCTTGGAGCCAACATTTTTCACGTCTACTTCAATTCCTAGCGTGAGCTTGTTACATCTTGTATGTGTCACTCTAATTGCCTTCCTTGAGATGGTTGTGTTTGCAGAGCCACGGCGATGACCATCAAGGGGCACTGAAACTGTGGTGGGTGCTGTAGCTATGGTGTGAACGAAGACTGTGTAGCTCAATCCATGCCCAAATGGGTACACCACTTTACCTTTATAGAATCTATAGCTTCTGCCGGGATATCCTTTCGATCGGCTTGACCTCATGGCCATCTCTGTCATTGGCAAATCTGTGATATAATCTTGTGGATACCATGTCATGGGCAGTTTGCCTCCTGAAAAGGCACCAGGTAAACGTCACTCAACATCACAGCTAGTCAGCCACAATTCAGTCAGCTCAATGTCAATAGGACTTGAAGCAAACCTGGGTTCGTTGTTCCAAACAACACATCTGCGATGGCAGCTccaccagattgaccaggataACCAGCCCATAAGATGGCAGAGATTTTTGGATCATTCATAGCGAAAGACACATCAATAGGCCCACCAGACATCAAGACCAAAATGGTTGGACCCCTAGAAGCCATTGCAACCTTTGATACAAGCTCCTGTTGGCGTCCAGGAAGAAGAAGGCCGGCCCTGTCTCTGAACTCTGCCTCGATGGATTGGTCAAGCCCCATCACGAGAACTGTTGCATCCGCTTGGCTTGCAGCATTAATAGCTCCACCAAATAGGCGATCACTTGCACAGCTTACATCTTCACAACCCTGCTGGTAAATTGTCCTGGCATAGCTCCCTATTCCTTGTAGAGGCGTAGTATATCCACAGGCAATGCCTAATGAGcccaaaaaaattgaaaaatgttCATTAGTTTTGTATTGCCTCTATATATCAAGGACCAGGGTCCAGGTTAGTTAAAACTTACCAGCATAATTCCCAATCATAGTAACAGTGACATTAGAATTGGGCCCAATTATGGCAATGGTGCGATGACGGCGAGCGGATAATGGCAATGTAGGACCATGATTATTCAAAAGAACAATGCCTTGTCTGGCGGCTTCGAGGGCTAGCCCTTGATGAGCCGGGGTGCACACGTCTTTCGTACCCAGGTTTCCATATGGATGCGCTGATGGCTCACCATCAAACATCCCCAGCCTCATCTGAACGGCTAGCGTATTAACCAAAGCACCATTTATGTCAGCCTCACTTACAAGGCCTCTTTTAACTGCATCCTCCGTGTGTGCCCCAAGGAATGGACCACAGTCCAAATCCAAACCTGCAGAAGATAACCGAAGTTATCAGTGGCCAACTCAATCAGAGATCTAACTTTTTAAAGATAAGATGACTAGCCTGCTTTGATGGCATCAGCAGCAGCCTCTTCAGGAGTAGATGTATAATGCTGCTTATCGTAATAAACTCCAACGGAATCACAATCTGAAACGATGTACCTGCGGGGTAACATTGGAATAACTGATTTGAT
The sequence above is a segment of the Manihot esculenta cultivar AM560-2 chromosome 5, M.esculenta_v8, whole genome shotgun sequence genome. Coding sequences within it:
- the LOC110614582 gene encoding probable beta-D-xylosidase 2, with amino-acid sequence MASTTLIVFSLLFLGFSTALEPFACDPKHEATRNLPFCQVKLPIQDRVKDLIGRLTLSEKVGLLVNNAAAVSRLGINGYEWWSEALHGVSNVGPGTKFGEGFPGATSFPQVITTAASFNATLWEAIGRVVSDEARAMYNGGMGGLTYWSPNVNIFRDPRWGRGQETPGEDPLVVGTYAANYVKGLQGNDGDRLKVAACCKHFTAYDLDNWNGVDRFHFNAQVSKQDIEDTFDVPFRMCVTEGKVASVMCSYNQVNGIPTCADPNLLRKTVRSEWGLNGYIVSDCDSVGVYYDKQHYTSTPEEAAADAIKAGLDLDCGPFLGAHTEDAVKRGLVSEADINGALVNTLAVQMRLGMFDGEPSAHPYGNLGTKDVCTPAHQGLALEAARQGIVLLNNHGPTLPLSARRHRTIAIIGPNSNVTVTMIGNYAGIACGYTTPLQGIGSYARTIYQQGCEDVSCASDRLFGGAINAASQADATVLVMGLDQSIEAEFRDRAGLLLPGRQQELVSKVAMASRGPTILVLMSGGPIDVSFAMNDPKISAILWAGYPGQSGGAAIADVLFGTTNPGGKLPMTWYPQDYITDLPMTEMAMRSSRSKGYPGRSYRFYKGKVVYPFGHGLSYTVFVHTIATAPTTVSVPLDGHRRGSANTTISRKAIRVTHTRCNKLTLGIEVDVKNVGSKDGTDTLLVYSKPPARHWAPHKQLVGFEKVHVAAGTQQRVRINIHVCKYLSVVDKSGIRRIPMGEHSLHIGDIKHQVSLQPTVLGVIKS